A single genomic interval of Dyella sp. GSA-30 harbors:
- a CDS encoding ABC transporter ATP-binding protein, whose product MLNIRDLSKTYANGVKALRQVSLDIPHGMFGLLGPNGAGKSSLMRTIATLQDPDAGSITLNGQDLLADKQATRRLLGYLPQEFGVYPKVSAEAMLDHFAVLKGVTHKRERRELVEALLRQVNLWDVRKRKLGTYSGGMRQRFGIAQALIGDPRLVIVDEPTAGLDPEERNRFLNLLAEIGERVVVILSTHIVEDVTDLCPRMAIIGQGEVLLSGEPLETIRALDGRVWRRSIDKSELDGYRARMNILSTRLTGGRTQIHVLADSSPGEGFETVSPDLEDVYFGELRKQAAAKTA is encoded by the coding sequence ATGCTCAACATCCGCGATCTGTCCAAGACGTATGCCAATGGGGTCAAGGCCTTACGCCAGGTTTCCTTGGACATTCCGCACGGCATGTTCGGGCTGCTCGGCCCCAACGGGGCGGGCAAATCCTCGCTGATGCGCACTATCGCGACGCTGCAGGATCCGGATGCGGGCAGCATCACGCTCAACGGGCAGGATCTGCTGGCCGACAAGCAGGCCACCCGCCGCCTGCTCGGCTACCTGCCGCAAGAATTTGGGGTGTACCCGAAGGTCTCCGCCGAGGCCATGCTCGATCACTTTGCGGTGCTCAAGGGCGTGACCCACAAGCGCGAACGGCGCGAACTGGTCGAGGCCCTGCTTCGACAGGTGAATCTCTGGGACGTACGCAAGCGCAAGCTCGGCACGTATTCCGGCGGCATGCGGCAACGCTTCGGCATCGCCCAGGCGCTGATCGGCGATCCGCGCCTGGTCATCGTCGACGAACCCACTGCCGGCCTCGACCCGGAAGAACGCAACCGCTTTCTTAACCTGCTCGCCGAAATTGGCGAACGAGTGGTGGTGATTCTTTCCACGCATATCGTCGAGGACGTCACCGACCTGTGTCCGCGCATGGCGATCATCGGCCAGGGCGAGGTGCTGCTCAGCGGCGAACCGCTGGAAACCATCCGCGCCCTCGACGGGCGTGTCTGGCGACGCTCGATCGACAAGTCCGAACTGGACGGCTATCGCGCACGCATGAACATCCTTTCCACCCGCCTTACCGGTGGCCGTACGCAAATCCACGTGCTGGCGGACAGCTCGCCCGGCGAAGGTTTCGAAACGGTATCCCCCGATCTCGAAGACGTCTATTTCGGCGAACTGCGCAAGCAGGCCGCGGCCAAGACCGCCTGA
- a CDS encoding M1 family aminopeptidase — translation MLFEIFRFELRQQLKSPLFWVIALVYGAVAFLVASSDAVALGGASGNVLRNAPMVIARLLGSLSVVSMFLVTAFVATSALRDFDMRTSELVFTTPVSRGAYLGGRFLAGYTTTLAVMVVCAIGIALGGAMPWIDQVRMGPFSLAGYTWGMGVIVIPDMLLIAALLFLLATATRSLLATYIGVIVFFLLFVISGRLTQDINNHTIAALIDPFGIRTVGLTTRYWSADQFNHQLPQLDGLLLFNRLIWIGVALVMFAAAFWLFRANREGVQLPQRKKKRGEPPILRTPHAGALNLPKVQLRDDARAHRAQFSKLFMFDTMSVLTGVPFLIMLVLGLVNLIPAIIFSGQIYGTPTYPVTHQMLEIVRGAFHWLLYIIVTFYAGELVWRDRSLRVAEVSDTYPLPNWVTLLSKLMALTVVIFVFLVTGSLVAMVWQLTHGYTQLELSLYRSQLLLNAVPFLLLGALALFLQVISNNKFLGYLLTILWFVWLIGFGFLHWDHNLYTFGGTPELPYSDMNGYGRFMKAVLWFDFYWACCATVLLCLASLFWVRGTDQTWRQRLSEARRRMRAPMKIAMGVALLAFIGSGAWIFYNTNVLNHYKNSEAEKIEHADYEKLYAKYRNIPQPRIAAIKADVDIYPDEPNRIEFRVHYTLTNKHDQPISDLHVNTDTDFTMKSLNFAPHDVISDDKRLGYTIYRLKTPLAPGASMDFDFDMEYAPKGFTNSPEGEFLAGNGTFVNSGVLPKFGYQDGNQITDRNDRRKYGLSAEVPRMPKLGDEKARANTYIANDADWLAFDTTVSTSADQIALAPGYLQKEWTANGRHYFHYVMDKPMLPFAAWLSARYAVKRDHFKDIAIEVYYNPAHSWNVDRMIEGVKDALAYYDANYTPYQFRQVRILEFPNYASFAQSFANTIPFSESIGFIADLRDTSKIDYPYYVTAHEVAHQWWAHQVIGANMQGSTMLSESLAQYSALMVMEHRYGANQMRKFLKYELDAYLGGRAGEAVAEEPLAKVENQQYIHYRKGSLIFYALKDYIGEGTFNGVLKRFLEAKQFQQPPYTTSQEFMDSLRASVDPKWHPVLDDFFWKITLYDNRMTEATAKKLPNGKYQVTLKVHAGKIYVDGKGKETDADPGIPLDIGVFAASPGNGQEGKPLYLQKRDIPKGDSTITVEVDGVPATAGIDPYNKLIDRVSDDNRRSVSLQ, via the coding sequence ATGCTCTTCGAAATCTTTCGTTTCGAGCTACGCCAGCAGCTGAAATCACCGTTGTTCTGGGTGATTGCGCTTGTCTATGGCGCCGTAGCTTTTCTGGTTGCCAGCAGCGACGCGGTGGCCCTGGGCGGCGCTAGCGGAAACGTGCTGCGCAACGCACCGATGGTGATCGCGCGACTTCTCGGCTCACTGTCTGTCGTGAGCATGTTCCTGGTGACCGCTTTCGTTGCGACTTCGGCGTTGCGCGATTTCGACATGCGCACGTCGGAGCTTGTCTTTACGACACCAGTCAGCCGCGGCGCGTATCTGGGAGGGCGCTTCCTCGCCGGTTACACGACGACACTGGCCGTTATGGTGGTCTGCGCCATCGGCATCGCCCTGGGCGGCGCCATGCCCTGGATCGACCAGGTACGGATGGGGCCTTTCAGCCTTGCCGGCTACACCTGGGGCATGGGCGTCATCGTCATCCCCGACATGCTGCTGATTGCGGCATTGCTGTTTTTACTGGCTACCGCAACGCGTTCGCTGCTGGCCACTTATATCGGCGTGATCGTGTTCTTCCTGCTGTTTGTCATCTCCGGACGACTGACCCAGGACATCAACAACCACACGATTGCCGCCCTGATCGACCCGTTCGGCATTCGCACTGTGGGCCTGACCACCCGCTACTGGTCAGCCGATCAGTTCAATCACCAATTGCCCCAGCTTGACGGCTTACTGCTGTTCAATCGCCTGATCTGGATCGGCGTCGCGCTGGTGATGTTCGCGGCGGCGTTCTGGTTGTTCCGCGCCAATCGCGAGGGCGTACAGCTACCGCAACGGAAAAAGAAACGTGGCGAGCCGCCGATCCTGCGCACGCCGCATGCCGGTGCATTGAACCTGCCCAAAGTCCAGTTGCGCGACGACGCCCGCGCGCACCGCGCACAGTTCAGCAAGCTGTTCATGTTCGACACCATGAGCGTGCTCACTGGCGTGCCCTTCCTGATCATGCTGGTGCTCGGCCTCGTCAACCTGATTCCGGCCATCATTTTTTCCGGGCAGATCTATGGCACGCCGACCTATCCTGTCACCCACCAGATGCTGGAGATCGTGCGGGGCGCCTTTCATTGGCTGCTCTATATCATCGTCACCTTCTATGCGGGCGAACTGGTCTGGCGCGATCGCAGCCTGCGTGTCGCCGAAGTAAGCGATACCTACCCCCTGCCGAACTGGGTCACGCTGCTGTCCAAGCTGATGGCATTGACCGTCGTCATCTTCGTGTTCCTGGTGACCGGTTCGCTGGTTGCCATGGTGTGGCAACTTACTCACGGTTACACGCAGCTGGAGTTGTCGCTCTATCGAAGCCAGTTGCTGCTGAACGCCGTACCCTTCCTGCTGCTGGGCGCGCTCGCGCTGTTTCTGCAGGTGATTTCGAACAACAAGTTCCTCGGTTATCTGCTGACGATCCTGTGGTTCGTCTGGCTGATCGGCTTCGGCTTCCTCCATTGGGACCACAACCTTTACACCTTCGGCGGCACGCCGGAACTGCCCTACTCCGATATGAACGGCTACGGGCGATTCATGAAAGCCGTCCTCTGGTTCGACTTTTACTGGGCATGCTGCGCGACCGTCCTGCTTTGCCTGGCATCGCTTTTCTGGGTGCGCGGCACCGACCAGACCTGGCGCCAACGCCTAAGCGAGGCGCGTCGGCGCATGCGCGCGCCGATGAAGATCGCCATGGGCGTGGCGCTGCTGGCATTTATCGGCAGCGGAGCATGGATCTTCTACAACACCAATGTGCTCAATCACTACAAGAACAGCGAAGCGGAGAAGATCGAGCACGCCGACTATGAAAAGCTCTACGCCAAGTACCGCAACATCCCGCAACCGCGCATAGCGGCGATCAAGGCAGACGTAGACATCTATCCGGACGAACCGAACCGGATCGAGTTCCGCGTGCACTACACGCTGACAAATAAGCACGATCAGCCGATCAGCGATCTGCACGTCAATACCGATACCGACTTCACCATGAAGTCGCTGAACTTCGCGCCGCATGACGTGATAAGCGACGATAAGAGGCTCGGCTATACGATCTACAGGCTGAAGACCCCGCTGGCGCCAGGCGCGTCGATGGACTTCGATTTCGATATGGAATATGCCCCCAAGGGCTTTACCAACAGCCCCGAAGGCGAGTTCCTGGCTGGCAACGGCACGTTCGTCAACAGCGGCGTGCTGCCGAAATTCGGTTACCAGGACGGCAATCAGATCACCGACCGCAACGACCGGCGCAAGTACGGCCTGTCGGCCGAGGTGCCGCGGATGCCCAAGTTGGGTGACGAGAAGGCGCGCGCGAACACCTACATCGCCAACGATGCCGACTGGCTGGCCTTCGACACGACGGTCTCGACCTCCGCCGATCAGATCGCGCTGGCACCGGGTTACCTGCAGAAGGAATGGACCGCCAACGGCCGCCATTACTTCCATTACGTTATGGACAAGCCGATGCTGCCGTTTGCAGCGTGGCTGTCGGCGCGTTACGCGGTCAAACGCGACCATTTCAAGGACATTGCGATCGAGGTCTACTACAACCCCGCGCACTCCTGGAATGTCGACCGGATGATCGAGGGCGTAAAGGACGCATTGGCCTACTACGACGCCAACTACACGCCCTATCAGTTCCGCCAGGTACGCATCCTGGAGTTCCCCAACTACGCCAGCTTTGCGCAGTCCTTCGCCAACACGATTCCGTTCTCCGAATCGATCGGCTTTATCGCCGACCTGCGCGACACCTCGAAGATCGACTATCCGTACTACGTCACTGCGCACGAAGTGGCGCATCAATGGTGGGCGCATCAGGTGATCGGCGCGAATATGCAGGGCTCGACCATGCTCAGCGAGTCGCTGGCGCAGTATTCGGCGTTGATGGTGATGGAGCATCGCTACGGCGCCAACCAGATGCGCAAGTTCCTCAAGTACGAACTCGACGCCTACCTGGGCGGCCGCGCGGGTGAGGCGGTGGCCGAAGAGCCCCTGGCCAAGGTCGAGAACCAGCAGTACATCCACTACCGCAAGGGCTCGCTGATCTTCTACGCGCTGAAGGACTATATCGGCGAAGGCACCTTCAATGGTGTGCTCAAGCGGTTCCTGGAAGCCAAGCAGTTCCAGCAGCCGCCGTATACGACGTCACAGGAATTCATGGACAGCCTGCGTGCCTCGGTCGACCCGAAATGGCATCCGGTGCTGGACGATTTCTTCTGGAAGATCACGCTGTACGACAACCGCATGACCGAAGCGACGGCCAAGAAACTGCCCAACGGCAAGTATCAGGTCACGCTCAAAGTGCATGCCGGCAAGATCTACGTCGACGGCAAGGGCAAGGAAACCGATGCCGACCCGGGCATCCCGCTCGACATCGGCGTGTTCGCCGCCTCGCCGGGGAACGGCCAGGAAGGCAAACCGCTTTATCTGCAAAAGCGCGACATACCCAAGGGCGACAGCACGATCACCGTCGAGGTCGATGGTGTGCCGGCCACGGCGGGTATCGACCCTTACAACAAGCTGATCGATCGGGTTTCCGATGACAATCGGCGGAGTGTCAGTTTGCAGTAA